The genomic region TATGCAAAAACAAAACACCATGGTTAAAAAGACAAGACTGACTTATTTAATCATCAACAACCAGAATATACAAAGCAGTGGCCGAAGCAACCAAATAGCAATCATGAAATATAACTGCACTAGAAGAGAAAGAACACTAGGTTGGGAATGTTGTTCTGATAAAGACCATTATAGACAATTTGAGTCAACCAGACAAAAAAATAACTGAAAATAAAACAGAAAAACAGTATCTTGGGTACAAACTTGTTTTAAAATGCATACAAAACATATGACCAACGCCTTAAGAATTAACAGGGGGTAATTAACATTGCAGAAGCCAGACCCCTAAACAGGATCAAGCCATCTTTGATTACGGAGGTGTTCTTTTATTTGTGCCATTGTTGCGTTAACAGATCAGTCAGACAAAGGATTAACTACTAGCAGCAGCACTAAACAAAAGGTATTAAAAAAGCCTGAACTAATAATGCTAACAATAGTCCATTAGCCCCTGCTTAAAACTTATCTTTGGTCTTTAGTGAGTCTGAGGTCACCTTGAAAATGTGGAGAAGGGTGCAGCTGCCTGCCTGAATCAACTGGTCAGCAGtaacaacaacaaactaacatacTGATAAAACAGCATGGATCCTATTTGCACAAGTTTTTTTTGCGTAAGAAACCAATAAATAACATCTTATAAAAAAAGGGAGGAGGCCACTATGTTTAAGGACTCCAGTGCAATGTAATATCTTGGGGGCAAACAAAATCTGTAAAACATACATAAAGCACAAGCTCTACAAGGTAAAGTTGACAACGTCATGTAGACAGAGCTGCGGAAGAGTACAGACGGAGTGTTCTAGGCCTCCACTTCAGCTTCCTTTGAGTCAtcgttttctgttttctgtttttttgtttccCCTTGTTCCTGAGGGCAAACATAAACATTTAAGTGAGGAGAGAACTTAGTGGCCAGATATAAAACAGTAATAAAGATGGCTCAACTTTTACTGTGAGACTATTGTATATTGACAGGTTTTAAAATCGGATATTGACGGGTTTTAAAATCGGACAAAACTGTACCTCCTCCTCAGCTGGGCGCTTCACAGGGTGGCCAACCTCCTCATCAGCAGCTTCTTCTGCATCTTCTTCtgcatcctctccctctcctgcaaTCACATTCATATATGAAGTAAAAACATGAACTTCAAGCACCTCACATGTATCAAATAACcattaaacattaaaaaaaatatccagctGTTAGTCCAAAGAGGGACATGAATTTACCATCCTCTTCAACCTCTGGAGTTACTTCAGAATGAATTGCACCATTTGTCTTCTCTTTTGCACCATTTGTCTCCTCTGCACCATTTGTGTGCTAGAGGGAAGGAATCAAAGAATGACAAACTTTAATATTTCACATAAATGTGGGTTAATTGTATGCATGAGTGATAAGGAATTTCTTTCAGAAAAGTATTCTGAAAAAGTTAACCCAACAGTTACAGCCAACACGCTTCAGAGTTAAAACAGGGCACATGTTGCAGTTTATACTTAATTCCCCCTGAGAATAAGGAAAGGGAATGCAATGAGGTCCAACACATGCCTTAAGAAACATTTGTGCCATTTCACAAAATAAACAAAGAGTAGTGAGTGGGGGTGGGGTAGTTGGGGCTGAGTCTGGAGACACCTGTATGATGATGGCGCCAAGACAAAAGGCCATGAGGCTCCCAAGGAAATAAACTTCGGCATCAACTCACTGTTTCATTGCCAGGTGCGTCCCCACTGCCGTTCTCCTTCTTCTCCACCATCACCTCCTCGGCAACCTCTTTCTTCTCTTTAAGCTCCTAAAAATATGTTATTCTTGGTTGTCTCACTGACACAACTGAAGCATGTCCACCACGATGTGGCCATATACTCGTCGCCATCTTTAATTCGGATGGTTAAAATTGTAGTAACCTTTCTACATATCTCCAGTATTTACTAGCGGCGCATGCCCGACCACTGCCAAAGTGCACACAACCGAAGGCTAGCATCGCTGTTCCCTACGAGAAAGATAAGCGTGCACACTCCTCTCGCACTGTGAAAGATTAACGTTATCCCTTCCCGCCATCGCGCAACAGTGTAGCTCGAGCGCATTCAATTTGAGTTGCTTTTTAGCTAACGTTTACTAACTAGTAATAACTTAAACTTGCTAAGGTAGCCACATTGCAAATGTAACGATAAAACTAGCTGGTTAGGAAAGTTAGTCACAGGCCAAGTCGCCAATAGTTGAAGTTAAATGTCACGTGCTGAAGTACAGTGAAAGTCCTTTCTTGCAAAATCAAAACAACGCAGTAATCAATGTAGTACTTACTACTAATGGAGCTAGCGAAGTTATTGAACAGGTTAAATAGCTAACTAAATGTTTGAGAAATAGATACTATGTTTCAGCCATTGACAGTGACTAAcattaatgttagctagttacttgGTTATTATTACACGGCTGGCTACTGTAGCTTGCTATTACAGCTCAAGTTAGCTAGCTGGTGTTCATGCAGGCTTAGCTGAAGAGTAAAGTTGTTAGCTAGTCAAATTAATCACTCACCTTTGCTGAAATCTCGGTGGTTGTGGTCGTCTCTACTGCGGTATCAGCCATAGCTAGTTTAATTTAAGGGTATAATTTGCTTCCGAAATAAATACTTTGTTTGATGTTTATGGCAGTGATATAAGCCTGTTTCAATGACACGCTGAGGAGAGAGTTATGAACACCAGCGACATCTGTTAGGCTCAACTGTAGTCCATTAGTTAGAATGGAGACGGTCGATCTAAAACGTAATTGGACAATCTAAAGTAACAAACACGTTTAAGCGGTTCTTATTGGACAGATTGTTGTCAATCTTCCGAATTTGAGCCCGATTATCAAGCTCCTCCCAGCTGTCCTTCTCCTAATTGGTTGAAAATGTAAAGCGTGCACTCTGATGTAAAGCATAAAGAAAGTGTTTATGTGATAACATTAAATTATTTAAATTGAAAGTATCTTAGGGATATTAACATTGTTATTTTCTCTCATgaattacatttgacattttaatgGTGTTTAATGTAAGCAATAGCCTATTCTAAGAACGTGCTTGAAGTGTGCGTTGATGAATGTGGTTCCTTTGTGTGACTGCAAGCATTCCCTACATTCAAAAACAACAATATTTTTTATCATTAATGCTGTTGCCAATTGTAGTTCTTTCTTGTCTTGATTTTGACATATTTGTATTCAAAACAAGTTGTCCTTGATTTCGTCCATCTAGAAACATGTGTAAAGCCCTGGTAGAGACTCTTATCCCTTTGTCTTCAGTGCCTAAGTATCAAATTACAGCACAAAGATGATATGATGTGAAACCATTTACTAACTAAACCACACCTCTTGCCTCGGTTAGACTTCTCTATTTTAAACATGAAGGTCAGGAACACAGTGCCTCGTATGAAAAAAATGAGAAGGAGGCTTTTGTATTTGAATACAATAGCTAGCCTACATAAGCCTATTACAAGCAAGCCAGTAAGCTACCTACACTTATTCgctgtgtctgtgactgtctgtgtaATATGAAATATCTGAACTGTAAAGCACGAATGGTGATCCATGTGAATGTTAACCATTGCAATTCTTGGGCCAGAGTAATAATTGGGAAACAAGCAGCATGTCTAGTCAAATGCATTtagaaagcccttcttacatcagctgatatctcaaagtgctgtacaggagcccagcctaaaaccccaaacagcaagcaatgcaggtgtagaagcacggtggctaggaaagactcactagaaaggccagaaactaggaagaaacctagaaaggaaccaggctatgaggggtgaccagtcctcttctggctgtgccaggtggagattataacagaacatggccaagatgttcaaatgttcatagatgctggtcatctatgaatgatGGGAATCATGAGATCAACTAGGCCTATGTGTTCTTTTCTGAGTTGTTTCGAAACATGTTTCATAAAACTTCTGATTCTGTGTCCCACCAATACTTTATCCGTGTTCAGTATTTTTATGAAACATAACGCAATGGACTACAGGCTGAGGGCTGGTCAGAAATCATTGGTCTGTTTGGGGCCACGTATTCTATGGCAGGAAAGTCCACATGCAGTACAATGGCTTTGGTCGTAGGGTCAGCAATTAAGGTGTGGCCATCTGATTTGAGTCTGACAGACAATGACGGCAGGAAGGAGAATGgggtgtgaggggaggagagtagggtgGTCTCCTTTTTTTGTGAATCTGGAGAAACTTTGCTCTGCACATTGGATTACTGCACTTGTATGGACCGTTGGCCACTTCTCTCACTTAacgctacagtgccttgcgaaagtattcggcccccttgaactttgcgaccttttgccacatttcaggcttcaaacataaagatataaaactgtatttttttgtgaagaatcaacaacaagtgggacacaatcatgaagtgtaacgacatttattggatatttcaaacttttttaacaaatcaaaaactgaaaaattgggcgtgcaaaattattcagccccctgaagttaatactttgtagcgccaccttttgctgcgattacagctgtaagtcgcttggggtatgtctctatcagttttgcacatcgagagactgacagaTTCAGTCTGGATTCAGACagattccacagattctcgattggattcaggtctggactttgacttggccattctaacacctggatatgtttatttttgaaccattccattgtagattttgctttatgttttggatcattgtcttgttggaagacaaatctccatcccagtctcaggtcttttgcagactccatcaggttttcttccagaatggtcctgtatttggctccatccatcttcccatcaaatttaaccatcttccctgtccctgctgaagaaaagcaggcccaaaccatgatgctgccaccaccatgtttgacagtggggatggtgtgttcagggtgatgagctgtgttgcttttacgccaaacataacgttttgcattgttgccaaaaagttcaattttggtttcatctgaccagagcaccttcttccacatgtttggtgtgtctcccaggtggcttgtggcaaactttaaacgacactttttatggatatctttaagaaatggctttcttcttgccactcttccataaaggccagatttgtgcaatatacgactgattgttgtcctatggacagagtctcccacctcagctgtagatctctgcagttcatccagagtgatcatgggcctcttggctgcatctctgatcagtcttctccttgtatgagctgaaagtttagagggacggccaggtcttggtagatttgcagtggtctgatactccttccatttcaatattatcgcttgcacagtgctccttgggatgtttaaagcttgggaaatcgttttgtatccaaatccgtctttaaacttcttcacaacagtatctcggacctgcctggtgtgttccttgttcttcatgatgctctctgcgcttttaacggatctCTGAGACTATcatagtgcaggtgcatttatacggagacttgattacacacaggtggattgtatttatcatcattagtcatttaggtcaacattggatcattcagagatcctcactgaacttctggagagagtttgctgcactgaaagtaaaggggctgaataattctgcacgcccaatttttcagtttttgatttgttaaaaaggtttgaaatatccaataaatgtcgttccacttcatgattgtgtcccacttgttgttgattcttcacaaaaaaatacagttttatatctttatgtttgaagcctgaaatgtggcaaaaggtcgcaaagttcaagtgcgccgaatactttcgcaaggcactgtacacaagCCTCGGAAGTCCTTCAAAAAAAAGTAGCCCTAAATGTTTCCTTCACAGATTTGATGTCATGTCCAACATAGATTGTGTCCCATGGCCATGAttgtacagtatgtctctcatCGTTTTATGgttcatactgtacatacttattttccaccataatctgcaaataaattcataaaaaatcctacaatgtgattttctggatttcttttctaattttgtctgtcatagttgaagtgtacctatgatgaaaattacaggcctctctcatctttttaagtgggagaacttgcacaattggtggctgactaaatacttttttgccccactgtacgtttAAAGTTGATTCCTTATAACACCTGGATGCTTTTATAAATATAATTAGATAATTGAGTGTGGCATTGGTGAGCCCTCACACAGTCATCATTTGGTCTAAGGTTGGGGCAGGACCATCACATGTTGTAGTTTTCTGTATGCCTGTGTATTTGCACGCGCactcaaatgcacacacacacacgcgcttacACACAGATGcaggcaccacacacacaccacgccaaGCCACTTTGGAGTCTTTTGTTTATGGCCACCGTTTCGTTTAGCTTGTTGTGTGGGGGCTATTGTATTGCAAATGGAGCTACACTGAGCATCTGTTCCAGTATAATGCAGACTCACTCACTGTGGAATATTATCTTGTCAATCTCctctacccagacccagacatatAATCAATGCTCAAATACGATAACTCCAGTTTTGCCTCTGATATGATACATGTATGTCATTAGTATCACGGTATTAAGAACCGTTTCCATTATTGTTACTATTATGAAATGAGACTTTTCATTTG from Oncorhynchus kisutch isolate 150728-3 linkage group LG5, Okis_V2, whole genome shotgun sequence harbors:
- the LOC109890913 gene encoding prothymosin alpha; translation: MADTAVETTTTTEISAKELKEKKEVAEEVMVEKKENGSGDAPGNETHTNGAEETNGAKEKTNGAIHSEVTPEVEEDGEGEDAEEDAEEAADEEVGHPVKRPAEEEEQGETKKQKTENDDSKEAEVEA